The following are from one region of the Bradyrhizobium septentrionale genome:
- a CDS encoding CmpA/NrtA family ABC transporter substrate-binding protein: MTTPLRVGFIPLVDAAALIVAVDKGFAAAEGLDVTLVREVSWSNVRDKLNIGLFDAAHLLAPVAIASSLGLGHVKVPIAAPFNLGLNGNAITVSPALHAALMDEIDGDRFDPMATSQALARVVAKRRKSGAEPLTFGMTFPFSTHNYQLRFWMAAGGVDPDEDIQLVVLPPPYMVDSLANGHVDAFCVGAPWNSVAVDLGIGHILHFVSDILLSAVEKVLAVRQAWSEKHPDAVASLVRAHLRAAEFIEQPENRSEVARILAQPERIGVDASVIQRTFDGRLKIAPDGTMRESNRYLLVGREAAARPDPGQAAWLYAQMVRWGQTPFKPEALKSAMAVFRPDLYDAASGRPTGVPNLIGAFAGPPFDPSDVPGHLAAFKIGRWKP, from the coding sequence ATGACCACACCCTTACGCGTCGGGTTCATTCCGCTGGTGGACGCAGCCGCGCTGATCGTAGCTGTCGACAAGGGCTTTGCCGCGGCCGAGGGCCTCGACGTCACCCTGGTCCGCGAAGTGTCGTGGTCGAATGTCCGCGACAAGCTCAATATCGGCCTGTTCGATGCCGCCCATCTGCTGGCGCCGGTCGCGATCGCCTCGAGCCTCGGGCTCGGCCACGTCAAGGTGCCGATCGCAGCCCCCTTCAATCTCGGGCTCAACGGCAACGCCATCACGGTATCGCCGGCGCTGCATGCAGCGCTGATGGACGAGATCGACGGCGACCGCTTCGACCCGATGGCGACCTCGCAGGCGCTTGCCCGTGTCGTGGCGAAGCGGCGGAAGAGCGGGGCGGAGCCGTTGACCTTCGGCATGACCTTCCCGTTCTCGACCCACAATTATCAGCTGCGGTTCTGGATGGCCGCCGGTGGCGTCGATCCGGACGAGGACATCCAGCTCGTGGTGCTGCCGCCACCCTACATGGTGGACAGTCTCGCCAACGGCCATGTCGACGCGTTCTGCGTCGGCGCGCCCTGGAATTCGGTCGCGGTCGATCTCGGCATCGGCCATATCCTGCACTTCGTCTCCGACATCCTGCTCAGTGCGGTCGAGAAGGTGCTGGCGGTGCGCCAGGCCTGGTCGGAGAAGCATCCCGACGCCGTGGCGTCGCTGGTGCGCGCGCATCTGCGCGCCGCGGAGTTCATCGAGCAGCCCGAGAACCGGTCCGAGGTGGCGCGCATCCTGGCTCAGCCGGAGCGGATCGGCGTCGACGCCAGCGTCATCCAGCGCACGTTCGATGGCCGGCTGAAGATCGCGCCTGATGGCACGATGCGCGAAAGCAACCGCTATTTGCTGGTCGGGCGCGAGGCCGCTGCGCGGCCGGACCCGGGGCAGGCGGCATGGCTCTACGCCCAGATGGTTCGCTGGGGCCAGACGCCATTCAAGCCGGAGGCGCTGAAGTCCGCCATGGCCGTGTTCAGGCCCGACCTCTATGACGCCGCGTCCGGCCGCCCAACGGGAGTCCCCAACTTGATCGGCGCGTTCGCCGGTCCACCGTTCGATCCGAGCGACGTTCCGGGCCACCTGGCGGCGTTCAAGATCGGGCGCTGGAAGCCCTGA
- a CDS encoding cupin domain-containing protein, protein MDIHVSGSRPTRRAPKENFTGSVLQDPINMAPAPARLNASRVSFEPGARTAWHTHPLGQTLYVISGIGRVQAKGGPIREIRPGDVVWIPPNEKHWHGASPDNSMTHIAMQEALDGVFSTWMEHVTDEEYNGKLG, encoded by the coding sequence ATGGATATCCACGTTTCCGGCTCGCGGCCGACTCGCCGCGCGCCGAAGGAAAACTTCACCGGCAGCGTGCTGCAGGACCCGATCAACATGGCGCCCGCACCGGCGCGCCTGAACGCATCGCGCGTGTCGTTCGAGCCCGGCGCCCGCACGGCCTGGCACACCCATCCGCTCGGACAGACGCTCTACGTGATCTCCGGCATCGGCCGGGTGCAGGCGAAGGGCGGCCCGATCAGGGAAATCCGCCCCGGCGACGTCGTCTGGATTCCGCCGAACGAGAAGCACTGGCACGGGGCCTCGCCAGACAACAGCATGACCCATATCGCCATGCAGGAGGCGCTCGACGGCGTGTTTTCGACCTGGATGGAGCATGTGACCGACGAGGAATACAACGGCAAGCTCGGCTGA
- a CDS encoding DUF2147 domain-containing protein encodes MRKLLAIATLLLASTAEVQAQYTFDYDGRTIRIDPDRGTVSIPGVYDNTPRRTKRAKGEDTGQKRKPAPAEAKTDAKTAPTTNPQPAPGAPPAAAAPAPAAVDQAAAPAAPTPATPTDPATTSVAATPPPAAAATTPPPPAPPVVPQNSVAPAARPAAAPTVGAVAPTAPKPAAVPAQAANSPLGVWLTEEKEGNVRIEQCGANLCGYAVDKKSNANGEQILISMKPGKDKWSGRIFDPSSGSTYDSTIAMKSPDTLRVQGCAFGGMFCGGQTWTRVN; translated from the coding sequence ATGAGGAAGCTTCTCGCGATCGCCACGCTGTTGCTGGCGAGCACGGCGGAAGTGCAGGCGCAATACACCTTCGACTATGACGGCCGTACCATCCGGATCGATCCGGATCGCGGAACGGTTTCGATCCCCGGCGTCTACGACAATACGCCCCGCCGCACCAAGCGCGCCAAGGGCGAGGACACCGGGCAGAAGCGCAAGCCGGCTCCGGCGGAAGCCAAGACTGACGCCAAGACAGCTCCCACGACAAATCCCCAGCCCGCGCCCGGCGCGCCGCCAGCGGCTGCCGCGCCCGCCCCGGCTGCCGTTGATCAGGCCGCGGCCCCGGCGGCGCCCACGCCAGCGACACCTACGGACCCGGCCACCACGAGCGTCGCAGCCACGCCGCCTCCGGCTGCCGCAGCGACCACGCCGCCGCCACCCGCGCCGCCAGTTGTGCCGCAAAACAGCGTAGCGCCGGCGGCAAGGCCCGCCGCGGCCCCTACGGTCGGCGCCGTCGCGCCGACCGCGCCCAAGCCAGCCGCGGTCCCGGCACAAGCCGCCAATTCACCGCTCGGGGTCTGGCTGACCGAAGAGAAGGAAGGCAATGTCCGCATCGAACAGTGCGGCGCCAATCTCTGCGGCTACGCCGTCGACAAGAAGTCGAATGCCAACGGCGAACAGATTCTCATCAGCATGAAGCCCGGCAAGGACAAGTGGAGCGGCCGCATCTTCGATCCCAGCAGCGGCAGCACTTACGATTCGACCATCGCGATGAAGAGCCCCGACACGTTGCGTGTCCAGGGCTGCGCGTTCGGCGGCATGTTCTGCGGCGGCCAGACCTGGACGCGGGTGAATTGA
- a CDS encoding DUF4304 domain-containing protein produces MTSGKSDLAKSLDGVQGQLRPVLKDGGFRARDRTFNRTTSDGLTEVVKIQMGSFDPPGTTYVPGLRENLYGKFTINLGIFVPEVAEQNGGGAPKSFVQEYHCCIRTRLPVLGPEGRDVWWDIQAHESLAHDLRQRIERDAIPFFKKFETRDAILKQWLGVSKAPYASSPPRIVCAIILAGRGQKEDARILLAAQARETSIPGHAAHVRRLADKLGVADLAW; encoded by the coding sequence ATGACCTCCGGAAAATCCGACCTTGCAAAGAGTTTAGACGGGGTACAGGGGCAACTCCGCCCGGTCTTGAAGGATGGCGGTTTCCGCGCGCGCGACCGAACATTCAATCGAACGACTTCAGATGGATTGACGGAAGTCGTTAAGATACAGATGGGCAGCTTCGATCCTCCCGGCACGACCTACGTGCCGGGATTGCGCGAAAACCTCTATGGCAAATTCACGATAAACTTGGGCATTTTCGTTCCGGAGGTTGCCGAGCAAAACGGCGGAGGGGCCCCAAAATCGTTCGTTCAGGAATATCATTGCTGCATTCGCACCCGGCTGCCAGTCCTTGGCCCTGAAGGCAGAGATGTGTGGTGGGACATCCAAGCGCATGAGTCTCTGGCTCACGATCTTCGGCAGCGCATTGAACGGGACGCGATTCCTTTCTTCAAAAAATTCGAAACGCGCGATGCGATTCTAAAGCAATGGCTAGGAGTGTCGAAGGCTCCTTACGCTTCCTCGCCGCCACGGATCGTTTGCGCGATTATCCTGGCCGGACGAGGTCAAAAAGAGGACGCGCGTATTCTCCTGGCAGCTCAGGCAAGAGAGACTTCGATTCCCGGACACGCAGCTCACGTTAGACGCCTTGCCGACAAACTTGGCGTAGCTGATCTCGCATGGTGA
- a CDS encoding ANTAR domain-containing response regulator, giving the protein MSAESSPKIVIVDESPIRAAILEEGLREAGYTDVVHISEMQSLLSRIYALDPDIIVIDLENPSRDVLEQMFQVSRAVRRPIAMFVDQSDAASIQASVEAGVSAYIVDGLKKERMKPILDLCVSRFNAFAKLQDELDRTKHALEERKVIDRAKGILMKVKGLTEEEAYVLMRSTAMREKKKIGEIAQSILTASELLK; this is encoded by the coding sequence ATGAGCGCTGAGTCGTCTCCCAAGATCGTCATAGTCGACGAGAGCCCGATCCGCGCAGCCATCCTCGAGGAGGGGCTGCGGGAGGCCGGCTATACCGACGTCGTCCATATCAGCGAGATGCAGAGCCTGCTCTCGCGGATTTATGCGCTTGACCCCGATATCATCGTCATCGACCTTGAGAACCCCAGCCGCGACGTGCTGGAACAGATGTTCCAGGTCAGCCGAGCCGTCCGCCGGCCAATCGCGATGTTCGTCGACCAGAGCGATGCCGCCTCGATCCAGGCGTCGGTGGAGGCGGGCGTCTCCGCCTACATCGTCGACGGCCTCAAGAAGGAGCGGATGAAGCCGATCCTCGATCTCTGCGTCTCCCGCTTCAATGCCTTCGCCAAGCTGCAGGACGAACTCGACCGCACCAAGCATGCGCTGGAGGAGCGCAAGGTGATCGACCGCGCCAAAGGCATCCTGATGAAGGTGAAGGGGCTGACCGAAGAGGAGGCCTATGTGCTGATGCGCTCGACCGCGATGCGCGAGAAGAAGAAGATCGGGGAGATCGCGCAATCGATCCTGACGGCGTCGGAGCTGCTGAAATGA
- a CDS encoding LamB/YcsF family protein — MTSTIDLNCDLGESFGPWEMGNDAAMIELATSVNVACGFHAGDADIMRKTVELAKARGVSVGAHPGYRDLHGFGRRPMPGLTSSEIENLIAYQIGALQAIATAAGHKVTHVKAHGAISNVACEDDMTARAIANAIKAVDPNLIFVVLANSKLVRAGEAANLRMAHEVFADRAYEDDGNLVSRKKPGAVLHDPKAIAERVVRMVQDGAVVSVTGKVIKMRTDTVCIHGDTHGAVEIARGLREALSKAGITVAPFKTAH, encoded by the coding sequence ATGACCTCAACCATCGACCTCAATTGCGATCTCGGCGAAAGTTTTGGGCCCTGGGAAATGGGCAATGATGCCGCGATGATCGAGCTTGCGACCTCGGTCAACGTTGCCTGCGGCTTCCATGCCGGCGACGCCGACATCATGCGCAAGACGGTCGAACTGGCGAAGGCGCGCGGCGTCAGCGTCGGCGCCCATCCCGGCTATCGCGACCTGCACGGCTTCGGCCGCCGCCCGATGCCGGGACTGACGTCCTCGGAGATCGAAAACCTGATCGCCTACCAGATCGGCGCCTTGCAGGCGATCGCGACCGCGGCCGGCCACAAGGTCACCCATGTGAAGGCGCATGGCGCGATTTCCAACGTTGCCTGCGAGGACGACATGACCGCAAGGGCGATCGCCAATGCGATCAAGGCGGTCGACCCCAATCTCATCTTCGTGGTTCTCGCGAACTCGAAGCTGGTGCGCGCCGGCGAAGCCGCCAATCTGCGGATGGCGCATGAGGTGTTCGCCGACCGCGCCTATGAGGACGACGGCAATCTGGTGTCGCGCAAGAAGCCCGGCGCGGTGCTGCACGATCCCAAGGCGATCGCCGAGCGCGTAGTACGGATGGTGCAGGATGGCGCGGTGGTGTCGGTCACCGGCAAGGTGATCAAGATGCGGACCGATACCGTCTGCATCCATGGCGACACGCATGGCGCCGTCGAGATCGCGCGCGGCCTGCGCGAGGCGCTGAGCAAGGCCGGCATCACGGTCGCGCCGTTCAAGACCGCGCACTGA
- a CDS encoding transporter substrate-binding domain-containing protein, which translates to MFRALTGLALALLLSAAHAQQAPSRLDEIVKRGTLRVGMTGDYLPFTALDKEAKAFRGFDVDMAQSLGKALGVKVEFVPTSWPQMMKDFEADSFDIAMGGVSITFDRQKKGLFSTPIMREGKTPIARCADKGKFETIAEIDKPGTRVIVNPGGTNERFARANVKTAEIRVFNDNSKIFDEIAKGDADLMMTDASETRYQQKLHPGVLCAVHPDKPFDFAEKAYWMQRDVALKAFVDQWLHMAREDGSYAQIYAAWFE; encoded by the coding sequence ATGTTTCGCGCGCTGACCGGCCTCGCCCTCGCTTTGCTTCTGTCTGCCGCGCACGCGCAGCAGGCGCCGTCGCGGCTCGACGAGATCGTCAAGCGCGGCACCTTGCGCGTCGGCATGACCGGCGACTACCTGCCCTTCACCGCGCTCGACAAGGAAGCGAAGGCGTTCCGCGGCTTCGACGTCGACATGGCGCAGTCGCTCGGCAAGGCGCTGGGCGTCAAGGTCGAGTTCGTGCCGACCTCGTGGCCGCAGATGATGAAGGATTTCGAGGCCGACAGTTTCGACATCGCGATGGGCGGCGTCTCCATCACCTTCGACCGGCAGAAGAAGGGCCTGTTCTCGACCCCGATCATGCGCGAGGGTAAGACCCCGATCGCGCGCTGCGCCGACAAGGGCAAGTTCGAGACAATCGCGGAGATCGACAAGCCGGGCACCCGCGTCATCGTCAATCCCGGCGGCACCAATGAGCGCTTTGCCCGCGCCAATGTGAAGACCGCCGAGATCCGCGTCTTCAACGACAATTCAAAAATCTTCGACGAGATCGCCAAGGGCGACGCCGACCTGATGATGACCGATGCGTCCGAGACGCGCTATCAGCAGAAGCTGCATCCCGGCGTGCTCTGCGCCGTGCATCCCGACAAGCCGTTCGACTTCGCGGAGAAGGCCTACTGGATGCAGCGCGACGTCGCCTTGAAAGCGTTCGTCGACCAATGGCTTCATATGGCGCGTGAGGATGGCAGCTACGCGCAAATCTATGCTGCGTGGTTCGAATAG
- the rimO gene encoding 30S ribosomal protein S12 methylthiotransferase RimO: protein MERAPHISFVSLGCPKALVDSERIITRLRAEGYELARKHDGADIVIVNTCGFLDSAKQESLAAIGEAMAENGKVIVTGCMGAEPEQIESAYPGVLSITGPQQYESVLDAVHRALPPVHNPHIDLVPPQGVKLTPRHYAYLKISEGCNNRCSFCIIPKLRGDLVSRPANDVLREAEKLVKAGVKELLVISQDTSAYGVDLKYAESPWQDRSVRAKFFDLAKELGEFGAWVRLQYVYPYPHVDEVIGLMTEGKVLPYLDIPFQHASPDVLRAMKRPAAQEKTLARIQKWREQCPELTLRSTFIVGFPGETDADFAYLLDWLDEAGIDRLGCFKYEPVAGATSNAIGNAVPDEVKQERWNALMARQQKISARRLKRKVGTRQQVIIDEVGPTVAKGRSKADAPEIDGAVYLTSRRPLKVGEIVTAKIERSDQYDLHGSVAGF, encoded by the coding sequence ATGGAAAGAGCGCCCCATATTTCGTTCGTCAGTCTCGGCTGCCCCAAGGCGCTGGTCGATTCCGAGCGCATCATCACCCGGCTGCGCGCGGAGGGCTATGAACTCGCGCGCAAGCATGACGGCGCCGACATCGTGATCGTCAACACCTGCGGCTTCCTCGACAGCGCCAAGCAGGAATCGCTCGCCGCGATCGGCGAGGCGATGGCCGAGAACGGCAAGGTCATCGTCACCGGCTGCATGGGCGCCGAGCCGGAGCAGATCGAGAGCGCCTATCCCGGCGTGCTCTCGATCACGGGGCCGCAGCAATATGAGAGCGTGCTGGATGCCGTGCACCGCGCGCTGCCGCCGGTGCACAATCCACACATCGACCTGGTGCCGCCGCAGGGCGTCAAGCTGACGCCGCGGCACTACGCCTATCTGAAGATTTCCGAAGGCTGCAACAACCGTTGCAGTTTCTGCATCATCCCGAAGCTGCGCGGCGATCTGGTGTCGCGGCCGGCCAATGACGTGCTGCGCGAGGCCGAGAAGCTGGTGAAGGCCGGCGTCAAGGAATTGCTGGTGATCTCGCAGGACACCTCGGCCTATGGCGTCGACCTGAAATACGCCGAGAGCCCCTGGCAGGATCGCAGCGTCCGCGCCAAATTCTTCGATCTCGCCAAGGAGCTCGGCGAGTTCGGCGCCTGGGTGCGGCTGCAATATGTCTACCCCTACCCGCATGTCGACGAGGTCATCGGCCTGATGACCGAGGGCAAGGTGCTGCCCTATCTCGACATCCCGTTCCAGCATGCGAGCCCGGACGTGCTGCGCGCGATGAAGCGCCCGGCCGCGCAGGAGAAGACGCTGGCGCGGATTCAGAAATGGCGCGAGCAGTGCCCCGAGCTGACGCTGCGCTCGACCTTCATCGTCGGCTTCCCCGGCGAGACCGATGCCGATTTCGCCTATCTGCTCGACTGGCTCGATGAGGCCGGGATCGACCGCCTCGGCTGCTTCAAATACGAGCCGGTGGCCGGTGCCACGTCGAACGCGATCGGCAATGCCGTGCCCGACGAGGTCAAGCAGGAGCGCTGGAATGCGCTGATGGCGCGGCAGCAGAAGATTTCGGCGAGGCGCCTGAAGCGCAAGGTCGGCACCCGCCAGCAGGTGATCATCGACGAGGTCGGCCCGACGGTTGCAAAAGGCCGGTCCAAGGCCGACGCGCCAGAGATCGACGGCGCCGTCTATCTCACCAGCCGCCGCCCGCTGAAAGTGGGCGAGATCGTCACCGCGAAGATCGAGCGCTCCGACCAATACGACCTGCACGGCAGCGTCGCGGGATTCTAG
- the pxpB gene encoding 5-oxoprolinase subunit PxpB produces the protein MAETLAPPRLLPSGDSAITVEFSRTIDDAANRRVLALDRLIAAEPIAGITETVPTYRSLLVHYDPVQITFDALAEQLLARAAKAPPSESGTRRWRIPVTYGGEHGIDLEDVAKALKTTPDEIVARHVAGDYRVAMIGFTPGWSYLSGLEKFLHMPRRKDPRLLTPAGTISIGGIQTGVQCLAGPSGWHLLGRTPVRTYQLHRDPTFLLEPGDAITFSAVDAKTFAEQDRAAEAGEFVAELVTP, from the coding sequence ATGGCCGAAACGCTAGCTCCTCCCCGCCTTTTGCCGAGTGGCGACAGCGCCATCACGGTGGAATTCAGCCGCACCATCGACGACGCCGCCAACCGGCGGGTGCTGGCGCTCGACCGCCTGATCGCGGCCGAGCCGATCGCCGGCATCACCGAGACCGTGCCGACCTACCGCTCGCTGCTGGTGCATTACGATCCCGTGCAGATCACCTTCGACGCGCTCGCCGAGCAGCTGCTCGCGCGCGCGGCCAAGGCGCCACCGAGCGAAAGCGGAACGCGGCGCTGGCGCATCCCGGTCACCTATGGCGGCGAGCACGGCATCGATCTGGAGGATGTGGCGAAGGCGCTAAAGACCACGCCGGATGAGATCGTGGCCCGCCATGTCGCCGGCGACTATCGCGTCGCGATGATCGGCTTCACGCCAGGCTGGTCCTATCTCAGCGGGCTGGAGAAATTCCTGCACATGCCCCGGCGCAAGGACCCGCGGCTGCTGACCCCGGCCGGCACCATCTCGATCGGCGGCATTCAGACCGGCGTGCAGTGCCTGGCCGGCCCGAGCGGCTGGCACCTGCTCGGCCGCACCCCCGTGCGAACCTACCAATTGCATCGCGATCCGACCTTCCTGCTGGAGCCGGGCGACGCCATCACCTTCTCGGCGGTCGATGCCAAGACCTTTGCCGAACAGGACCGCGCCGCCGAGGCTGGCGAGTTCGTCGCAGAACTGGTGACGCCATGA
- a CDS encoding ribonuclease activity regulator RraA gives MSLSAEAIATLSHVSTATITTVLLKKGLRNIWMRGTKPLKPGQKRLIGPAFTLRFVPAREDLATPESWSSPISTRTAIEAMPSGCIAVIDAMGITDAGVFGDILCARMVKRGVTALITDGVVRDVEGVLGTGLPVWCDGYAAPPSVAGLTFVGWGEPIACGGVAVFPNDVVVADQDGAVLIPQAFLDHVLAEGPEQERMEAWIVNEVNNGAQLPGLYPMNAETKARYAASKK, from the coding sequence ATGTCACTGTCCGCCGAAGCGATCGCGACGCTGTCGCACGTGTCCACCGCCACCATCACCACCGTGCTGCTCAAGAAGGGCCTGCGCAACATCTGGATGCGCGGCACCAAGCCGCTGAAGCCGGGGCAGAAGCGGCTGATCGGACCCGCCTTCACGCTGCGCTTCGTGCCGGCCCGCGAGGATCTGGCGACACCGGAATCCTGGTCGTCGCCGATCTCGACCCGCACCGCGATCGAGGCGATGCCTTCGGGCTGCATTGCCGTGATCGATGCCATGGGCATCACCGACGCCGGCGTTTTCGGCGACATCCTCTGCGCGCGCATGGTCAAGCGCGGGGTGACGGCGCTGATCACCGACGGCGTGGTGCGCGACGTCGAGGGCGTGCTCGGCACCGGCCTGCCGGTGTGGTGCGACGGCTACGCCGCGCCGCCGTCGGTCGCAGGCCTGACCTTCGTCGGCTGGGGTGAACCGATCGCCTGCGGCGGCGTTGCCGTGTTTCCGAACGACGTGGTGGTGGCCGACCAGGACGGCGCCGTGCTGATCCCGCAGGCCTTCCTCGATCACGTGCTGGCCGAGGGGCCCGAGCAGGAGCGGATGGAAGCCTGGATCGTCAACGAGGTGAACAACGGTGCGCAGCTGCCCGGCCTCTATCCGATGAACGCCGAGACCAAGGCGCGCTACGCCGCAAGCAAGAAATAG
- a CDS encoding DUF1993 domain-containing protein, translating to MTISLHEASVGVYVPYLRNLSALLDHAEAHARARNVDPDVLLAVRLSPDMYSLRQQVGEANRHVVLSCALLAGCAPPAFAEAEPDIAELKARIAATIDFAQSLPEAAIDAAADKDVVFTFRSGATRPFTRKSLILTFSVPQFFFHVATAYDILRHAGVDLAKKDFLGPPRPPRG from the coding sequence GTGACCATCTCGCTCCATGAAGCATCCGTCGGCGTCTATGTGCCGTATCTGCGCAATCTTTCCGCGCTGCTCGATCATGCGGAGGCCCACGCCAGGGCGCGCAATGTCGATCCTGACGTGCTGCTGGCAGTGCGGCTTTCGCCTGACATGTACAGCCTTCGCCAGCAGGTCGGAGAGGCGAACCGGCATGTCGTCCTGAGCTGCGCGTTGCTCGCGGGCTGCGCGCCACCGGCCTTCGCCGAGGCGGAGCCAGACATTGCCGAGCTGAAAGCGCGGATTGCGGCCACGATCGATTTTGCGCAGAGCCTGCCGGAAGCGGCGATCGACGCCGCTGCCGACAAGGACGTCGTCTTCACGTTCCGGAGCGGAGCGACCAGGCCCTTCACCCGCAAATCCCTGATTCTGACCTTCAGCGTCCCGCAGTTCTTCTTCCATGTCGCAACGGCCTACGACATCCTGCGCCACGCCGGCGTCGATCTTGCGAAGAAGGACTTTCTGGGACCACCGAGGCCGCCGCGGGGCTAG
- a CDS encoding biotin-dependent carboxyltransferase family protein, with protein sequence MSKLVVSSIGPASSVQDGGRPGSQRYGLTPSGAMDRLSLAAANALVGNDLLAAAIEIGPFGAAFTARGGAVRVGLAGAPRNADIGGRAVAFDGTATLAEGETLNLGFARGGSFSYLAIEHGIEGEPMFGSLAVNARAGLGSPYPRPLQSGDELKTQAASGAAERRIELPAATDAPIRIVFGPQDDEFAEENKKLFTDSEWKISATSDRMGYRLEGPVIKHLDGHNIVSDGTVNGSIQVPGNGQPIVLMPDRGTSGGYPKIATVITADFGRFAQISAGRPFRFKAVTMAEAQAEAIKFHQLLRSLPERLRGIEDFGLNIEALRDANVAGQAVSAIDAATWQVAVP encoded by the coding sequence ATGAGCAAGCTCGTCGTCAGCTCGATCGGACCGGCAAGCTCGGTGCAGGACGGCGGGCGTCCGGGCTCGCAGCGTTACGGCCTGACGCCGAGCGGCGCGATGGACCGGCTTTCGCTCGCCGCCGCCAACGCGCTGGTCGGCAACGATCTGCTCGCCGCCGCAATCGAGATCGGCCCGTTCGGCGCAGCCTTCACCGCGCGTGGCGGCGCCGTGCGCGTCGGGCTCGCCGGCGCGCCGCGCAATGCCGATATCGGCGGACGCGCGGTTGCCTTCGACGGTACGGCGACCCTCGCGGAGGGTGAGACGCTCAATCTCGGCTTCGCGCGCGGCGGCTCGTTCAGCTATCTCGCGATCGAGCACGGCATCGAGGGTGAGCCGATGTTCGGCAGCCTCGCCGTCAACGCCCGCGCCGGGCTCGGCAGCCCGTACCCGCGGCCGCTGCAGAGCGGCGACGAGCTGAAGACGCAGGCTGCCAGCGGCGCCGCCGAGCGCCGCATCGAATTGCCCGCTGCGACCGATGCTCCGATCCGCATCGTGTTCGGCCCGCAGGACGACGAGTTCGCCGAAGAGAACAAGAAACTGTTCACTGACAGCGAGTGGAAGATCTCGGCCACCAGCGACCGGATGGGCTACCGCCTCGAAGGCCCGGTGATAAAACACCTCGACGGCCACAACATCGTTTCCGACGGCACCGTGAACGGCAGCATTCAGGTGCCCGGCAACGGGCAGCCGATCGTGCTGATGCCGGACCGCGGCACCAGCGGCGGCTATCCGAAGATCGCGACCGTGATCACGGCCGATTTCGGCCGCTTCGCGCAGATCTCCGCCGGCCGGCCGTTCCGCTTCAAGGCGGTGACGATGGCGGAAGCGCAGGCCGAGGCGATCAAGTTCCATCAGTTGCTGCGGTCGCTGCCCGAACGTCTTCGCGGCATCGAGGATTTTGGCCTCAACATCGAGGCGCTGAGAGATGCTAACGTCGCGGGCCAGGCGGTCAGCGCCATCGACGCCGCGACCTGGCAGGTCGCCGTCCCGTAG